From the Terriglobia bacterium genome, the window CTGTTTTTTTCATATTCGGCCATCAGATCAGCCAAGTCGCCCACCCACAGAAACGACCTCGATTCCTCCGTCTGGACGGCCCTGCGCGCGGCCTCGGGGCCATCGAAAGTCTGCGTGTACCGGACAACGCTGGCCCGCACCAACGACTCGTACATCATCGTTTTCCAGTTTCCATAAGCCTGTTTTCCCATGTCCTGGGCAACGAAAGGAAAGATTTTTTCTCCTGCGGCCTTGAGTTCGGCCTCATGCGCGTCCACGAGCGGGTTTGTGTAGGAGTGGATGAACTCGTGCATGACGAGAGGGACGACGGTGTTGTCGAAGCGCGGCTGCCCTTGCAGGTCGGTGAGCCAGACGCCGGGGACGGCAAAGATTTCCATGCCGTCCGGCATTCTCGCATGAACGCCGTAACTCGAGCCGCCATTCACCATGCCCAGGATGACGGCCAGCCGGATGTCCGGCCGGGCGCCGAAGAAGCCGTGCAGCCAATCGATCCGGCCCGATTCTGCCAGCACTGCTTTCATGCGTGAGACCGCAGTCTCATAAAGCGGCTGGTGGGCTTCGATGAACGACGCGAAATTCGTGTCCTTCACGAAGCGCCGCGCCGCGGCCAGAAACTCTCGCGCTCCCGCGAGCGTCCACCTCTTATCCAGGCCTTCCGGATAAGGGTTGAACGGGACCTTCTCTTTAAGGTCGGCGGCATCGGTAATGTGGACCGCCATGCTCATCACGGCGTCGAACGATACCCCCTGTCGTTCCAGCAGCTTCACGGCCGTCAACACGGCGGGATGGTTTTTATACCTGCCGAAATAGTCGTCGATATCCTTAATGTAGGACGGGACGCGACCCCGCGAATATTCTGGATTTCCCGCCAGGCGGAAGATGATGCTCATCAGCTCGACCCGCGGATCAACCATGACCTGCACACCGG encodes:
- a CDS encoding DUF4932 domain-containing protein, with the protein product MIVLLLFNQVGKGRQMRDPKTAHKAACVCAAIFMLLIAFCLKADQSFGTKAGVQVMVDPRVELMSIIFRLAGNPEYSRGRVPSYIKDIDDYFGRYKNHPAVLTAVKLLERQGVSFDAVMSMAVHITDAADLKEKVPFNPYPEGLDKRWTLAGAREFLAAARRFVKDTNFASFIEAHQPLYETAVSRMKAVLAESGRIDWLHGFFGARPDIRLAVILGMVNGGSSYGVHARMPDGMEIFAVPGVWLTDLQGQPRFDNTVVPLVMHEFIHSYTNPLVDAHEAELKAAGEKIFPFVAQDMGKQAYGNWKTMMYESLVRASVVRYTQTFDGPEAARRAVQTEESRSFLWVGDLADLMAEYEKNRARYPTLEAFSPRITAFFNDYAGKIARKIADHEQRVAARWDAIRDKAPKIVSMNPANGAQDVDPGLKTITVTFDRAMRDGSWAVILVGGQNGFPKLTGQVYFDATRRIFTMPVELRPDWNYEFGLNADSNTAFQSEDGVPLIPVVVKFKTKRI